The segment CCAGCTGTGGGCAATATGACGAACCTTAAGTAAGAGTCGATTTTTATCAGCCCGTCAACTTTCCTTATTAGGTAAGTTATCTCGTCCTTCTTGACCTCTCTTGTTATCTGTAAGTTTATCTTGATGAGCCATGAGATCTGCAGTTCCCTCCCTCCATTTCCTTGAGGCTCTTGAAACTAGGTACGTATTTCATAAGGTTATTAGGATCCATGAGGTAACCTTTCACTTTATCAGGAGGACTGGTCGTTTCAAAATCGTAAGACACTTCCACAACTAATAATTATCATGATGATATAATAAATCAAATTTGATGAACGGAAGTCGTTAAAGCGTTCATGAGTTCAACGAAGTAACTATTTAATGCCTTATCATCTAGAAAGATAATCAAATTATAATTTGAGTGACCTCTAAACGTAACGCAGAAAGTTAACTAATCGCCATGGAGGAGACCACAACCTGAGTAACTACTTAGAACTTATGAAGTCAAGGTCATCTTAGAGCCGTTAGAGTTCAAGGCGCAGTTAAAAAAGGGAAGGGTTTATACGGATAAATAATAAAAACTCCAGATTCAAGTCATTCATATGAATAAGTTCCTTATCGTTGGATTAGTTGCGATCTTTTTAGTTGCCTCCGTCGCGTTAGCCTTGACTTTAGGGAACCACAGTCCGGTCCTTTTGCAGGCTAGCACCGCGCAGTCAATTTTCGGAGGTAGTTGGAAAGTGTTCACCAACGAGACTTACTTGAAGGTTTACCCAACTCAAACAGTTTCGGTATACTTCGCTAACGGGACTAACGTGACCACCCCGTTACCTCATCAAGTTAAAACCTTAGATAAGGAAGTCTTAGTTGGAGACGTTAACGGGACCACCGTTGTGATGAGGATCCAGGAGATAACTTACACTAGCAACGTAACTTTCTTCAATTTCTTGAGACCCTTAGGTCATCTAATGCATCACAGGTTTTTGTTCAGTAACTTTAACATAACAAACTTTAACGGATACGAGGTAGTTTACTTCTCCAATAATATCTTCCCAAGGACTTACCTGCTCGCGATTAAAGGGAACACGATAGTGAACGTTGAGCTCAACATGACGGCTACGCAACAGCAAATGCTTGACGTTTTATCTAATTTAAGTTAATTTTTTTATCAAATTATTAGAGGATTAATAACTCTCGATTCTAATTAAACAGGTTTAGATGAGACTTTTTAAGGAGATTTTTTAACTTAATGTTAAGTTAATCCTGGGGCTTCAGTAAAAAGTACCTTTCAACGTTCGTGAGAAACTTGATTATTTAGAACACTAGACTTTTAAATAATCGACTGTGCTTTAAACTTAAGCTTTTGTTCAATACGGTAACGTCGCGTTTGAGGATATGAGGTTGATCCTAAATCAAAGAAGAAATTGAATGCTACTACTCCCAATCTTATTAGAGACAAGATTCGCTCTTAAATTTCAAATCGGAGAAAGTAGTGAATATTAAAGTTCATCTCTCAAGGATTGTTATTAAACGTAACAGCGCGCCTTTACGTTTTCGAACTTACGTGTAAAGCCTGTGACTTAAGTGTTGTAAGATAATAGAAATTCTTTTATACATTAATTGAAATCGTCTTTCATGCTAACAGTTATCGTCCCAGCATACAATGAGAGTCATAGAATACAACGAACTTTAAAAAAGCTCTCTAAGTTCGATGACGTGATCGTGATATTTGATGGAAACGACGACACGCCTAACGTCGTCAGGAAGTTCCCCGTAAGGCTCTTCATAAGCAAGGAAAGGCTGGGAAAAGGAGGTGCGCTGAAAACTGGGATCTCGTTATCGAGGGGAGATAGGATCCTGACTATGGATGCAGATTTTCCAGTTAGTGAGGAGGATCTTAAGAAGTTGTTAGACACTGACGCAGACCTTGTTTTACCTAAGCGTAAGATACTCGGCATGCCGCTAACTAGGAGGTTCCTTCATTTCTCCTTCATTCGTCTCACTAAACTCCTGTTCCCCAGTCTAAAATTCCAAGATTTCCAATCAGGAGTAAAGCTGATAAGGAGAGATAAGGCGCTGAGCGTAATGAACGAACTGATTATGAACGATCTGTTGTTTGATGTTAATCTGATCTACGCTTTCAGGAGGAGAGGATACGTAATAAAGGAGGTCGAGATATCCTACATTCATGACGAGAAGGGAAGCAAGATAAGTGGGAGGTTAATTAAGGTAGTCTTATTGATATTCCTTTCCTTGATTAAATTAAGGGTATACTACTCGCCTTTCAAATCTATACTTGATACCAGGCTCTATAGGAGGGTGCAAGACTTCATTTTGAAGGTATTAAGATGAGTTCTGAAACGATGTGCAATCACTCGTCGTTCCCAGCACGTTGAGGCCCTGGTTTAAAACTTCCTCGTTTTAATCAACGACGTACGATAAGGTTAAACTGTAGCGAAAACGTCCTCTCGATCTGAAAACCTTACGACAGGATGATAGCTATCAAGATCACCCTAGCGTCGTTACTGTCTACGTTCGTCATCCACTTTAGGTTTTAACCTATACGTTGAGCTTTAGCTTAAGTGAATTCAAAGGATTAGATGCCGTTGCAAGTTTTGACGTAAGGATCTAAGCTGGAGATCACTAAAGCGTTCTGTAAAATTTCGTATTAGTAAAGGGTACAGGATAAGGAGCTATGAACAACTAATTTCACTTTGAATGAATTAAAGGGAATTTTATAAGCGTAAGGGTAAATCACTGTTATGAACGTTATCCTGAGGGTGCTGTGGAAGTAAGGAGTCACGAGGGTAGCAATAGAGGAGGCCAGATTAATACCAGCTAACCTAATAGTCTACAGAAGGGCGGATAGTCATTACGATTTGACTGGAATAAACTCCTCTTTTTTATTTAAAGAAAACAAATCGAATCTAATTTTCCAGTTCATAACGTCGCTCTATGCTGGGCACAGAAGTAAGGACGCTACCGTGGATCTTGATAGGATAGTCAAAGCGAGGAAATTAATAAAGGGCGTCTCGCTCTTTCACGATCAGTTCGCTGGAATTACAGGGTACTTAAGGAAGAGTAAATACCATGAGGATTACGCTGTTTACATTCATGAGACCTCTCTCGACAATCAAGGAGTTAAGTGGAGGGTTTTCCAATTAATTGAGAAGAAGGTCTTGAGTAAAAGCAGGTTAATACTAACGAATAGCAATTGGAACAGGGAGATCTTGTCAAGCCATGGGTTCGACGCTAAGGTGGTCTACCCAGGGTGTAATCCAAAAGCTAAAGTCAACTTAGAGAGGGAAAAGGTAGTTTTGACCGTCTCGCTTTGGGATAAAGGGAGGAGACCCGAAGTTTATGCCGAAATAGGGAAAAGAATAAAAGGAAAAATAATAATGGCGGGTTCCTGGGCCAAAGACGAGGACAGAGAGGAGTTCAAGAGGAGACACCCTTGGGTACACGTGACGGGAGCCCTTTCAGAGGAGGAGTTAATTAGGTTGTATGATAAAGCTTCCGTTTTCATTCGGTTCGGATTTCATGAGAAAGGTCCAGGTTTAGGCGTTTTAGAGGCTATGGGTCACGGCCTTCCGGTTATAGTAAACGACGGTTTAGGAAGTAAGGAGCTGATAAAAGATAATGGATATGTTGTAAACGATCTCAACGAAGCTGCTGACAGGATAAACGACATCCTAGAGGACGAAAGGCTTAGAAAGGATATGTCGTTGAACTCTTGGGAAATAGCTAAGAGCTTAACATGGAGAACTCACGCTGAGAAAATTAGGGAACATATGGAAAGGTATTTCGACTTGTAGGCTTTCAAAGAACAAACTTAAAGGTCAATCTTGGAAAGTCAAATGCTAACGTCTCTAAGCAAATCAAGGTTGATGATAACGTTCTCAGGAAAACGAATTTATATTGAATTGAACGTCAAGATAAACTACCCGTTCGCGTTTCAATTACATTATAAAGAAAACGTGTGTCATCTTAGGTGGCCCCTCAGTGAGGTAGTACGTTCAACTTAAGTCTAATCCTCCCAATATTTGAAGAGGTGGCTCTCCTCTACCTATTAAAGAAGTCTTCCTGGATCCATTGTAGCTAAGGACGCAGAGGAAGTAGAGGTCAACAATGTAGTTGAAGTGAAAAATCTTGCATGTCGGCTTCACGCTTAATTAACTGAAGTTATGTGATGACGAAGTGGACTTAATCAAAAACATTGAGGTAAACTAGAGCAATCGCTCAGGATAACTTGAACGAGTTTACGAAGGATTTATCTAAACGGATTTATCATATATTATTCTGTGTTAATAAAATAGAATAAAATTAAGGATCACCTTTGAAACGCAACGGAAACGTATTTCAGAACGGGGATTGAAAGGTGATATAAACGTGACATCCCTTGTGTTAGCTTTTATATAATTTTAACTCTGGTTAAAAAGGGAAAAACACAGATTTGATTTAAAGAACCTCTTTATCGTTGTGAAGTCCTAAAGAACTTTCAGATCTCTCGGTAGGAGAGATTATTAAGCTTATTGTAAATTATATTTCAAATTTAATTAGTACGGACCTGAAAAGATTTATTTAACACGAGCAACTCAAACGCATTCGGGTTCGTTACCATCTCTTAAACCGTCTATCGCCTAGACTACAACCACCTTAAAACCTTTCAATCCTATTGAACTTCAATTCTAAATATCAGCAGTGTGAAGCGTGCACAGCGAGGAAAGCTTACGGATTAAGGTTCTGAGATCACCTCACGTGTAACCTTGAACACTGGAGCGTTAATTCCTCATCTAGTTGTACCTTCTCGGGATCATGATAAATCCTTGCCGAGTCAAGAGCTACGCTTTCGTAACCTAGTTTGCTTAATTTGTATTGTAAATATTCATTTCCAAGATATCTTCATCTAAGGCATCAAGCCTTTTTAATGGCCTCTTTTCTAAACACATGGCCATTAGCAGAAGTTAAATTTCCTACCCTAACTTAGTTAAAACGTCTTTAAGTAAAAACTTAATACGTCCTAACACGTCGTAACCAGCATTAAACGTAACTGCTTATATCGTCTAACGTAGTCTGAGCAAATTTAGCATCGTCCTTGAGATCACAAGGTATAACTTTTAGAACTTTATTATGTCTTTTTATCTCTTCTTAAATTTATGATTATATGAAATCAATAAATGTTTTTCCCCTTCTTATCTAGAATCGGTCATTTAAAGTCCTTTATCATGCTATCTGATACAGGCAATTCCACATTTGGTTGAAATTTAATCTTCTTTACCTTAGGATCGTACGCTTTGAACTTTTCTAGTAAATATTCAAATTCCATAGGTACGTAAACTTTATCTCCATTTATCATCACTTTTAAATGATAGTTCCCTATCATGTAACCCAGAACGAAGTCATTGCTAATTTCTGATAAGGAGAACTCTAGTACAGTCTCCTCCTTTTGAACTATTTTAACGCTCTTTTCACCCAACTTAATGATATCCCCGTCATTAATCTTTCCCTTAATTACGTATTCCTTACCGTCCACGATTATCTTGCATCTTTGTCTCTCCATACAGGCCCTATCAATCTCGACGACTATCTCATTCGACAATTCGACTCCACCTCTCATAAATATCTTCGGAACTTATAGAAATTTTTTCAATATCAACCTCGTAATCACCTACCCTATATACCCCTATGAGGCCAGAGGATCCTATGGTATTTAAGTAACTCAAGCCTGTAACCCTATACACATCAAAAACTAGGAGCTTGGAATTATAATATATTAAGGTTTTAGCCCTTATTTTACCCTCTTTAAACTTCTCCCCGTGGGCTTCCCTACCTAAGGCGTAACTTTCAATTATTATTGCTTTATCTTTTACGAAGAAGACGTTTTCTATTTCTGCCTTAGCCCTATTATAAAACAATATGGGATGGGTTTTAAACGTTAGAAAACTTCCCTCTATAACGTATTCTAGTCTAACGTCAGAGTTAGATAATATTTTTGTGTACGCTTGATCAGTTATCTTTTTATTATTTGTCTTTATGAACACCCTCAGCTCATCATCGTGTGCTAAAACCTCTGATGGATTAGCTATGATAACGTTGTCGTGTGAAATGAAGGCGTTCAAGCTACCGCTTTTTTTCACTATATCTCCGTTAATCTCTAGCCACGCTTTCACTCTTTATCTCACCTTCCAAAACGCTATGCAACTCTTTCAATCCTTCCCCAGTTTTGAGACTTACGAAAACGAAAGGTTTATTTTTCCTCACCTTCGTCGCATCTCTCCTCATTTTCTCAAGATCTGCGTTGACATAAGGTGCTAAATCTATCTTGTTTATCACTAAAAGATCACTTTCGAAGATCCCCAATCCCCCTTTACCAGGGTACTTATCTCCAGCTGAAGTGTCCAGTACGAAGATAGTATAATCTGCTAAAAGTGGACTGAAAGACGACATCACGTTATCTCCCCCACTTTCTATGAAAATTACGTCAAATTTGTCTCTATTGTTTAGTATTTCCAACGCCCTCAAGTTCAATGAGGGATCTTCCCTTATTGCAGTGTGAGGACAACCGCCTGTCACTATTCCTAAAACGTTTTCCTTGTTCAATATTTTCTTTTGGTCTACTAATGTATTATAAATTGTTATAGCATCATTATGTGACACTACGTCGTTGGTGATTATTCCAACTTTTAAACCTCTTTTAACTAAATATTCAGTCAAGTTTATTATCAAACTCGTCTTGCCGGAGCCCACTGGACCTAGGACACCTATTTTCAAGATTCGAACACCCTTACCTCTCTCCTCTCGTGAGCTTTAGATAATATGTCTATTAATGGAAAAGACGGTTCAAAATCGTCATGATCTTCGAACTCTAGCCCTAAAAGCAACCTTTGTCCAGTCTTAAAATCCATAGCCCCTAGTCTCACAGCCGATAAAATTAGTTGAGAAACTTCAGAATAAGCTAAACCTTTACTACAAGTATATTTATCTATATTTAGACATTTACAAGTTTGAGCTAACACTACTGGATAAGTTCCCAAGCGTCTGCCTTCCTTAACTTCCTTTAAATACTCATTCTCACATAAATCCAAATTAGCTAAGGATCTGCCTAAATAAACTGAAGAAGACTTTAGCTCCTTTGTAAGCTTTGAGGCGTAAACTAACTCATCTGTAGCTGTGGGATCGTCAAATGCCATTTTCACAGCTACCGCATCTCCTCTTAATATAACCTCGTGGTAGTACGTTTTTATGACGCTCGTCATATCTAACTTCCTATGGAATGCCTCTTCGATACCATTGGAGAAATTAAAGGAACCTATTGGAAGCGAAGAATCAAACAATTGGAAAATAAACATTTTCTCCCTCTAAAACATGAAATATAACCTGGTTAAGGGCAGAGTCTCCGATGGTTTCACCTTCGGAACCTTTCCATCGATTTTGACCTCATAGGTATCTGGATCTACCTCAATTTTGGGCAACGTGTTATTTCTAATCATATCCTTTTTCCCTAACTTTCTAGTGTTCTTTATTGGTAATACTCTCCTCTTAACAACCTTCTCAACCTCTTTTACACCCTCTTGAGATGAGAACGCGTATGAGGTAAATTGTGGAGCGTAGTATCCGAACATCGGCTTATAAGATAAGGGTTGCGCGTACGCTATTGAGGCATTGGTATCCCCCATCATGGCCCAGGCTATCATTCCACCTTTAATCACCATATAAGGTTTAGCTGGGAAGAATCTAGGATCCCATAACACTATATCAGCAATTTTACCGGGCTGTAATGAGCCAACGTAGTCAAATATCCCGTGGGTTATTGCCGGATTTACGGTTATCTTAGCCAAATATCTCAGAACCCTAGAATTGTCATCCATCTCTATCATCTCCTTCATCTTATGAGCTAACTGGAAAGTCCTTATTCCAGTTTCACCTACTCTACCCATAGCTTGAGAGTCTGAGGACATCATGCTTATCGCTCCCACATCGTGTAAATAATCTTCCGCAGCCATTGTCTCTTCCCTTATTCTCGACTCAGCGTAAGCTATGTCCTCTGGAACCTTAGGATTCAAGTGATGTACAGCCATTAACATCTCTAAGTGCTCATCGTAAGTGTGTATAGTAAATGGCTTTGTTGGGTTCGTTGAAGACGGTAACACGTAGGGTTCGCCGGAAATTTTTATTATGTCTGGAGCGTGACCCCCTCCTGCACCTTCTACGTGATATGCGTGAATGGTCCTTCCCCCTATTGCGTTCAAAGTGTCTTCTAGATATCCACTCTCGTTGGAAGTGTCGGTATGTATTGTAACTTGCACGTCATACTCGTCTGCAACGTTTAAGGTCTCATCTATCACCCTTGGCATAGCTCCCCAATCTTCATGGATTTTAAAGCCCGAAGCGCCTTCCTTAACGTCCTCTTCCATTGATGTTCTTGAGGAGGAACCCTTAGCAGTTAAGGCGAAATTTATAGGGAAGTTATCTAACGCCGCCATTATCACCCTTAAAGATTTGCCAGGAGTGACAGTGGTAGCCTTAGTCCCCTCTGCCGGCCCAGTTCCACCCCCTATTATGGTAGTGAATCCTGCGGACAACGCGTCATAAATTTGTTGCAAAGCTATCCAATGAACATGGGAATCTATAAAGCCAGGAGTGGCTATCAATCCCTCTCCAGAAATTATCTCAGTTCTAGAGCCTAAAACGAAATCCACGTTATCCATCGTAAAGGGGTTCCCACCGTGGCCTATCCCAACAATCAACCCATCCTTAACTCCTATGTCAGCCTTAATGACACCCAACACCGGGTCCAGGATCACTACATTGGTTATAATTAAATCCATAACTCCTTCTCCCTTAGCGTTGGGTAACATTCCCAAACCGTCCCTAGCAGTCTTTCCAGCTCCGAAAACCAGTTCGTCCCCATGTGAAATGAGATCCCTTTCAACTGTAACGTAAAGGTTCGTGTCTCCCAATCTTATCTTGTCTCCCACCGTAGGACCATAAAGTTCGAAATATCTCTCCTTACTTATCCTCATAGGAATCCCTTTTGCTTAGCCCTGTTTATTGCCTCGCTTTTATTGTGATCCAATGAACCTTCAGTGAGTCCGTTTAATCCAGTTACCCTCCTATTTCCCCCAATTTTAGTTAAGTTAACTAACCTCCTTTGTCCGGGCTCGAACCTAACTGAGGTCCCAGAGGGAACGTTTAATCTAGTTCCGAAGGCTTTTTCCCTATCGAACTTCAAACTCCTATTAACTTCGAAGAAGTGAAAATGGGAACCAACTTGAATTGGCCTATCTCCGGTATTAATCACTTCTAATTTAGCCTCGTCTTCTTTCAATTCTATCTCTCCAGGCTGTATTACATAAGTGTTTAATACTTTCCTTTTACCCTTTATTGGGTTCCTTATAGTAACCAGCTTAGTCCCATCGGTGAAAGTTGCTTCAACTTGAACCAAATCTAAAAGCTCTGGAACACCTTCCATAACGTCGTCTTCTGTTAACAGTTGTTGAGCCCCGGAAATTATCTCGCTCATCCTCTTCCCTTCCCTCGCGTTCTCCAGAACGAAGTCAACAATAATTGCTAAAGCCTCTTCATAATTCAATTTCAAACCTTTAGATCTCCTCCTTCTAGCCAACTCAGCTGCCCAAGAAATTAGTAACTTCTCCTGCTCCCTAGGAGTAAACAGCATGTGATAAAATTCATCGCGTGATAATATAAGCGTTAATCTCTTTAGATTTGTTGAGGAAAACATTTGCGGATTAAACATTGCCAACCCTTCTATCAAATTGAAAGTATTTAATATAGAAATTTGTAAATTGAGTTTATGATTCCTTAACTGTTTATCACAAGAATAGACCATTAAGTTTTTAAATAGTTTAGGTTTTATAACAAATATGCAAAATTTAGAGATTATTAGCTTTAAAATAACATATAAGGTCATATTTTACCCATAAACAGACTTTAATAACGCTCATCATCAAGTTGAATTGAAATGACTGATTTAAGCTCCTCCTTAAAACGCTAACAATTAAAACGTGAGCGGTATCGCTTTGGGCTGTAAGCGAATCAAAACTTCGTTGTGTGTAATACAAAACGTTGATGTAAAAGGGAGTCATCTGCTCCTCAAACGGAGTACCTTTCAATTGAAATCATGGAAGTGGAGGCAACCTTCCCTAACAGTGGCGTTGAAAACCTAAAATGGGAACAGCGATGTGAACGTGAGATATGAGGGGATTTTCTGTCCACGTTAAATTTATTTTAAATATATTTATTATAAATGTCGCATCAACCTAAACTTAAAATTGGAAGAATTACGCATGATTCACCACATGTATTACCTAAAGACAGAGTCGTTAAGGGTATAAAATGGATTTCACGCAGAGTAAAGCAACTACAAAAACATTATGTTTATGTTAGTTAATTTTCCAAAAAAAGATCTTAAATGACCTTTCGTTATCGAGTTAACCTAAAAGGTTTAAGTCCATCTTTGCAACTTTCATGACAGCTTCTTTCCAAAGTACAGCATAAAGAGCAGATAGATCCTTTATGATATGAACAGTAAAGCATGTCAGATTTCTCATATGTGAAACCACATGAAACGCACTCGTGTTCCTCGTTTACTATATCGCTTTTCCTTGCTATATAGTACTTCCCACCAGTTAATATTGCCATAACAGGGGTCAACAAAAACGCTATAGCCAAGGAGATGAACGGAGAGAAAGCTTGCGCAATAGGACCTAATAAACCGAAGAACGCCACAATAGATATTACCGACGCCAATACCATCGGAACAAAGCCCACCGGATTGATTTTATATAAGTGACCTCTTTTGAACTCTATATAATCTGGACTTATTTTCAATAATTTCTTATTAATAATAAGATCTGCTACCACTGCACCTATCCAAGCTATTGCCACATTGGAGTAAAATCCAAGAACGAAGTTTAACTCATAAAATACGCCCAACTCCATGAGCGTTAACGCGATTAAAACGTTGAACATGACCCACATCACACGACCTGGGTGTACATGGAAAACTCTAGAGAAGAAATTGGACCAAGAGAGAGATCCAGAATAAGCGTTTGTCACATTTATTTTTATTTGAGATATTAATATAAATAGAGTCGCAATAGTTAGTGAAATGATAGGCAATCCAAATAATAGGTTATATCCAAATAGAAATTGATATATAGGTTCAGTTGCTTTGACCGCTCCTAGGGTGGAGACTATATTAGACGCTAAGAAAGTGGCATATATTTGCTTAAACATGCCAAGAAATATCCAACCTGGACCGGCTAGTATCACAAATAACCACCATTTTTTAGAGTTTCTAGAGCTTTTTTCAGGCATAAATCTCAAGTAATCAGCTTGTTCACCTATTTGCGCGATTAGAGAGAGCACTACGCCTGCCGCCAAACCAGCCAATAGTGGATTAAACTGTATTGTTTTAGCCTCACCATCAAACGAAGTCCAAACAGATAAGCTAGAAGGATCCTTATTTAATATTACAATAAGTGGTGTTAGCATTAGTATAAACCATAACGGTTGTGTATACAGTTGTAACCTAGATAGGAACGTCATCCCATAAATTACAAGAGGTATGATTATCAACGCAGCAATAGCGTAGGCTATTCTTATATTTATTCCAAAATATAGACTTATTGCTTGAGCCATAACTGAACCTTCTAAAGAGAAATATATGAACGTAAAAGACGCGTATATAATTGAAGTTATCGTGGAACCTAAATATCCAAATCCTGCTCCCCTAGTCAACAAATCCATATCTATGTTGTGCTTTGCGGAATAGTATGCAATTGGTAAACCAGTTGAAAATATTATTATAGAAGCAATTATTATTCCCCAAATAGCGTTAGTGAAACCATAGGTAACCACAAGGGATCCTCCTATGGCGAAGTCCGCTAAATAAGCTATTCCACCTAAAGCCGAATTGGCTACAGTAAATTCACTCCATTTCCTAAAACTTTTTGGAACGTACCTAAGGGAGTAATCTTCAACAGCAGGATTTGAAACTAACGAATTATATTTCCTCCTACTTGAGGTGTTCTCCTCTTTCATTCCTTTTCGATGATATTTAAAAAATTAGTTTGTATATAAGTCTTTAACTAGAATTAATGAAAACTATTTTGTAGTCGTCGAAGTTAGTTTGAAATATTTTAATGTATTCCACGGTCTATACAACGTTGAATTTAAAGAATTTTTATCATTTTAATTAAAGCTTCACGTTATTTTAGACGCAATAAGATTCTTATAATCAAAAAATAATATATATCAGAAGGGTTAAACTAATGATTAGGAAATATATCTTCAACTGAAG is part of the Metallosphaera cuprina Ar-4 genome and harbors:
- a CDS encoding glycosyltransferase — protein: MLTVIVPAYNESHRIQRTLKKLSKFDDVIVIFDGNDDTPNVVRKFPVRLFISKERLGKGGALKTGISLSRGDRILTMDADFPVSEEDLKKLLDTDADLVLPKRKILGMPLTRRFLHFSFIRLTKLLFPSLKFQDFQSGVKLIRRDKALSVMNELIMNDLLFDVNLIYAFRRRGYVIKEVEISYIHDEKGSKISGRLIKVVLLIFLSLIKLRVYYSPFKSILDTRLYRRVQDFILKVLR
- a CDS encoding glycosyltransferase family 4 protein — protein: MEEARLIPANLIVYRRADSHYDLTGINSSFLFKENKSNLIFQFITSLYAGHRSKDATVDLDRIVKARKLIKGVSLFHDQFAGITGYLRKSKYHEDYAVYIHETSLDNQGVKWRVFQLIEKKVLSKSRLILTNSNWNREILSSHGFDAKVVYPGCNPKAKVNLEREKVVLTVSLWDKGRRPEVYAEIGKRIKGKIIMAGSWAKDEDREEFKRRHPWVHVTGALSEEELIRLYDKASVFIRFGFHEKGPGLGVLEAMGHGLPVIVNDGLGSKELIKDNGYVVNDLNEAADRINDILEDERLRKDMSLNSWEIAKSLTWRTHAEKIREHMERYFDL
- a CDS encoding urease accessory protein UreD, whose translation is MKAWLEINGDIVKKSGSLNAFISHDNVIIANPSEVLAHDDELRVFIKTNNKKITDQAYTKILSNSDVRLEYVIEGSFLTFKTHPILFYNRAKAEIENVFFVKDKAIIIESYALGREAHGEKFKEGKIRAKTLIYYNSKLLVFDVYRVTGLSYLNTIGSSGLIGVYRVGDYEVDIEKISISSEDIYERWSRIVE
- the ureG gene encoding urease accessory protein UreG, with the protein product MKIGVLGPVGSGKTSLIINLTEYLVKRGLKVGIITNDVVSHNDAITIYNTLVDQKKILNKENVLGIVTGGCPHTAIREDPSLNLRALEILNNRDKFDVIFIESGGDNVMSSFSPLLADYTIFVLDTSAGDKYPGKGGLGIFESDLLVINKIDLAPYVNADLEKMRRDATKVRKNKPFVFVSLKTGEGLKELHSVLEGEIKSESVARD
- a CDS encoding urease accessory protein UreF is translated as MFDSSLPIGSFNFSNGIEEAFHRKLDMTSVIKTYYHEVILRGDAVAVKMAFDDPTATDELVYASKLTKELKSSSVYLGRSLANLDLCENEYLKEVKEGRRLGTYPVVLAQTCKCLNIDKYTCSKGLAYSEVSQLILSAVRLGAMDFKTGQRLLLGLEFEDHDDFEPSFPLIDILSKAHERREVRVFES
- the ureC gene encoding urease subunit alpha produces the protein MRISKERYFELYGPTVGDKIRLGDTNLYVTVERDLISHGDELVFGAGKTARDGLGMLPNAKGEGVMDLIITNVVILDPVLGVIKADIGVKDGLIVGIGHGGNPFTMDNVDFVLGSRTEIISGEGLIATPGFIDSHVHWIALQQIYDALSAGFTTIIGGGTGPAEGTKATTVTPGKSLRVIMAALDNFPINFALTAKGSSSRTSMEEDVKEGASGFKIHEDWGAMPRVIDETLNVADEYDVQVTIHTDTSNESGYLEDTLNAIGGRTIHAYHVEGAGGGHAPDIIKISGEPYVLPSSTNPTKPFTIHTYDEHLEMLMAVHHLNPKVPEDIAYAESRIREETMAAEDYLHDVGAISMMSSDSQAMGRVGETGIRTFQLAHKMKEMIEMDDNSRVLRYLAKITVNPAITHGIFDYVGSLQPGKIADIVLWDPRFFPAKPYMVIKGGMIAWAMMGDTNASIAYAQPLSYKPMFGYYAPQFTSYAFSSQEGVKEVEKVVKRRVLPIKNTRKLGKKDMIRNNTLPKIEVDPDTYEVKIDGKVPKVKPSETLPLTRLYFMF
- a CDS encoding urease subunit gamma, which translates into the protein MLFTPREQEKLLISWAAELARRRRSKGLKLNYEEALAIIVDFVLENAREGKRMSEIISGAQQLLTEDDVMEGVPELLDLVQVEATFTDGTKLVTIRNPIKGKRKVLNTYVIQPGEIELKEDEAKLEVINTGDRPIQVGSHFHFFEVNRSLKFDREKAFGTRLNVPSGTSVRFEPGQRRLVNLTKIGGNRRVTGLNGLTEGSLDHNKSEAINRAKQKGFL
- a CDS encoding purine-cytosine permease family protein → MKEENTSSRRKYNSLVSNPAVEDYSLRYVPKSFRKWSEFTVANSALGGIAYLADFAIGGSLVVTYGFTNAIWGIIIASIIIFSTGLPIAYYSAKHNIDMDLLTRGAGFGYLGSTITSIIYASFTFIYFSLEGSVMAQAISLYFGINIRIAYAIAALIIIPLVIYGMTFLSRLQLYTQPLWFILMLTPLIVILNKDPSSLSVWTSFDGEAKTIQFNPLLAGLAAGVVLSLIAQIGEQADYLRFMPEKSSRNSKKWWLFVILAGPGWIFLGMFKQIYATFLASNIVSTLGAVKATEPIYQFLFGYNLLFGLPIISLTIATLFILISQIKINVTNAYSGSLSWSNFFSRVFHVHPGRVMWVMFNVLIALTLMELGVFYELNFVLGFYSNVAIAWIGAVVADLIINKKLLKISPDYIEFKRGHLYKINPVGFVPMVLASVISIVAFFGLLGPIAQAFSPFISLAIAFLLTPVMAILTGGKYYIARKSDIVNEEHECVSCGFTYEKSDMLYCSYHKGSICSLCCTLERSCHESCKDGLKPFRLTR